A genomic segment from Spinacia oleracea cultivar Varoflay chromosome 3, BTI_SOV_V1, whole genome shotgun sequence encodes:
- the LOC110788899 gene encoding heterogeneous nuclear ribonucleoprotein 1-like: MDSDQGKLFVGGISWETSEEKLKEYFGQYGDVFQANIMRDKATGRPRGFGFVLFSDPSVIDRVLQEKHTIDGRPVEAKLAMSREEQQNSGRGGNSNGGRSGGGGGNFRTKKIFVGGLPPTVTDESFREYFENFGSVTDVVIMYDQNTRRPRGFGFISFDSEDAVDRVLQTTFHDLSGKQVEVKRALPKDANPGMGSRGSGGGGYNSGGGQNAYDGRMESNRYMQPQTAGGGFPSYGSSGYGAAGYGYGPASGGMGYGGYGGYGGANPGYGGPASAAYGNPNLSSAQRSSWNAQAASGYGAAGYGSAGPWAAAGAGSGGPTGQSPSGASGGYGYGNYGGGDGYGSVGNRAGGAPGSNASAGGGEMQGGYGDSNGHGGYGAGGYGSQSNGPQMGYGGGYGGAR, from the exons ATGGATTCAGATCAAGGAAAGCTGTTTGTAGGTGGGATTTCATGGGAAACATCCGAAGAAAAGCTCAAAGAATATTTTGGGCAATATGGTGATGTTTTTCAGGCTAATATTATGAGAGATAAAGCTACTGGTAGACCTAGAGGTTTTGGGTTTGTTCTCTTTTCAGATCCTTCTGTTATTGATCGTGTTCTTCAGGAGAAACACACCATTGATGGCCGACCT GTTGAGGCAAAGCTGGCAATGTCGAGAGAAGAGCAGCAGAACTCAGGAAGAGGTGGAAACAGCAATGGTGGTAGGAGCGGAGGTGGAGGGGGAAACTTCAGGACTAAGAAGATTTTTGTTGGGGGGTTGCCTCCTACAGTAACTGATGAGAGCTTTCGGGAGTATTTTGAGAACTTTGGTAGTGTTACTGATGTAGTTATAATGTATGATCAGAATACACGGAGACCTAGAGGTTTTGGATTCATTTCTTTTGACAGTGAGGATGCAGTAGATAGAGTTTTACAGACCACCTTTCATGATTTGAGTGGTAAACAAGTTGAGGTGAAGCGTGCTTTACCCAAGGATGCGAACCCTGGTATGGGTAGTCGTggcagtggtggtggtggttataATTCTGGTGGTGGTCAGAATGCTTATGACGGTAGAATGGAATCTAATAGATATATGCAGCCTCAGACTGCTGGAGGTGGATTTCCATCTTATGGTTCGTCTGGATATGGTGCAGCTGGTTATGGATACGGGCCTGCCAGTGGTGGTATGGGCTATGGTGGGTATGGCGGATATGGGGGTGCTAATCCTGGATATGGTGGTCCTGCAAGTGCTGCTTATGGAAACCCTAACCTTTCGAGTGCCCAAAGGAGTTCTTGGAATGCACAGGCTGCCTCTGGTTATGGTGCAGCTGGGTATGGAAGTGCCGGTCCTTGGGCTGCTGCTGGTGCAGGAAGCGGTGGACCTACTGGTCAATCTCCTAGTGGTGCCTCTGGTGGGTATGGATATGGTAATTATGGTGGTGGAGATGGATATGGTAGTGTAGGAAATCGTGCAGGAGGTGCCCCTGGTAGCAATGCCTCTGCCGGTGGTGGAGAGATGCAAGGGGGTTATGGTGATTCAAATGGTCATGGAGGATACGGGGCTGGAGGTTATGGATCTCAGTCAAATGGACCTCAAATGGGTTATGGTGGCGGATATGGTGGGGCTCGATAA